Genomic window (Bacillus marinisedimentorum):
CGATATCATGGAAAATCGCTTTTCTCACGACAGCCCGAATGGCTGCGTTCATACCCGGCGAATCACCGCCGCTTGTCAGAACACCAATTTTTTTCATTCGTTTCACCTCTATATGTGCATTTGTCTTTATAAAATATCATGAAGATTTTTTTGAAACAATAGACAAACCTTGACAAAAAAAGCGGAAAAACGCGCCCCCTGATAGGATGCAGGGGACACGTTTCCTTATTTTACCCCAATGGTATCGGTTACAAACTCAAATTGTCCGATCGTTTTGTATTTATTGTACCGTTCTTCCAAAAGGGATTTATTATCCATTTTTATCAATTTATCCAAAGACTGTTCTATAACACTGCTTATATTTTCAGCCTGTTGCTCAATATCTTTTTGTGCTCCGCCTTTCACTTCAGGAATGATGCCGTCTATTACACCCAGTTCCGCAAGGTCAGGCGCAGTTATCCTCATTGTTTCAGCAGCCCTTTTCGCCTGACCGGCATCTTTCCAGAGCAATGCTGCAGCACCTTCGGGGGATATGACGGAATACGTAGAGTTTTCAAGCATATAAATCCGGTCTCCAACGCCAAGGCCCAGCGCGCCTCCGCTTCCGCCTTCACCAATGACAATGCAGATGACCGGAACAGCCAATCCTGCCATTTCAAACAGGTTCCGTGCAATGGCCTCGCTTTGCCCCCGCTCTTCTGCCGCTTTACCGGGATAGGCGCCTTTCGTGTCTATGAATGTGATGACGGGCCTGTTAAACTTTTCAGCCTGCTTCATCAGGCGGAGCGCTTTCCGGTAGCCTTCTGGGTGCGGCATTCCGAAATTGCGGCGGATGTTTTCTTTTGTGTCTTTTCCGCGCTGATGGCCGATCACTGTAACCGGCACCCCGCGGAATTTCCCGATTCCCCCTACAATCGCTTCATCGTCCGCATAATAGCGGTCACCGTGCAGCTCGATAAAATCCGTAAAAAGTTTATCGATGTAATCAAGGGTTGTCGGCCGTTGAGGATGGCGGGCAAGCTGCACCCTGTCCCAGGGCTTCATATTTCCATATATATCATTCTCAAGCCTGGCCAGCCTTGCTTCAAGCTTTTCAATTTCATCTGAAAGATCGATATCACGATCGGCCGTAAATTCCCGAAGTTCTTTTATTTTATTTCTCAATTCCGATATCGGCTGTTCGAATTCCAACTCATTTGTCACGTCAATGTCACCTCCGCCTGGTGGATGTCCAGGACAGCAGCCAGCGTTTCCTTCATATCGCTGCGGCCGATTACTTTATCGAGCTGTCCGTGTTTCAGCAGGAACTCTGCCGTCTGGAAATCTTCCGGTAAATCTTCGCGGATCGTCTGCTCGATGATCCTGCGGCCGGCAAATCCAATTAACGCGCCTGGTTCCGCAAAATTATAATCTCCGAGGGATGCAAAACTTGCAGAAACCCCTCCTGTTGTTGGATGGGTCATTATGCTGATGATTAATCCCGCATGTCCGCTCAGCCGCTTTAAGGCCGCACTTGTTTTAGCCATTTGCATGAGGCTTAACACACCCTCTTGCATTCTGGCGCCCCCTGAAGCTGTGAAAATGATGAATGGAATATTCTGTTCGTCCGCTTTTTCGATTGCCCTGGTGATTTTCTCCCCCACTGCCGATCCCATACTTCCCATCCTGAAGGAGGAATCCATTACAGCAACAGCAGTCCGGTATCCGGCTATCGTCCCTTCTCCGGTTACAACAGCTTCATTCAAACCTGTCTTTTGCCGGTCCTTCTCCAGCTTTTCTTCATACTCAGGAAAACCAAGCGGATTGGCAGATGTGATTGAGCTGTCATATTCTTTGAAACTATTTTCGTCAAAGAGGCTGTCAATCCGTTCAAATGCGGTCATCGGGAAGTGATAACCGCATGAATCGCAGACTTTCAAGTTTTTATAGAGTTCTTTCGTGTACATGATCTTTTTGCAGCGCGGGCATTTAGTCATCAAGCCGGCAGGCACATCCTGCTTTCCTTTTTCTGACGGTACTGAAGCATATCGTTTTTTCTTGGTGAATAAATCTCTGAGCAAATGCGGCCCCTCCCTTTCTATCCATTAGGCTGTGTTAAACACGGCTCTTGATTTCCGCTGCAGGCGCTCGCTTGCAGCCCAATCAACAACATCAACAATTGTGCATTAACATAGCCACCATTAAACAAGCCTTACGTTTACTGTATTGTAATCCCTCCGGACATAGTGTAAAAATATGTCGCAGCCATCTCGACATTTTATGCGTTTCCGGCGGATCGAGGATGGATCTTGTTCTCAAGTATATCGAATGCAGCATGTGCATCCCGTTTTGAAAGTGCATCAAGGAATTCACGGTATGCCTGCGGGTCTCCGCTGTATTCATTGGAGCTATACGTACTTGTATATTCCATTATCGTCCTAAATATTCTTTTTAATAAGCGGTTATTCGCTGCCTCAATAAGCAAGTAATGAAAACGATTCTCATCTGTTGGCAGAAGTTTCCCGGCTGTGTCATCAAGAATTGTCCTCATTTCTCCGGGCAATCCTGCATTCTTAGAACCACAGATTTTATGAACGGCTGCGAATTCCAGCAGCCTTCTTGTCTCAGACAAATCCCGTTTTACCGGTTCGCTCTGAAGGATGAACGTCCCAATTAATTCGACCAGCTGGTTTTCGCCGCTGTCCCGGATGAACGTCCCTTCCCCGCGCCTCGTTTCAATCAAGCCGAGCAATTCAAGGGCCCTAAGCGCCTCCCTAACGGAAGAGCGCCCTGCTTGAAGGCGCTCGGATAATTCACGTTCTGATGGAAGCCTGTCCCCCGGAATAAGTTGATCTTCTTCGATGATCGACCTGATTTTTTTCAATATTTCCAGATACACTTTGTTTTCTCGGACCGTCACAAGATCACTC
Coding sequences:
- the accA gene encoding acetyl-CoA carboxylase carboxyl transferase subunit alpha, which encodes MTNELEFEQPISELRNKIKELREFTADRDIDLSDEIEKLEARLARLENDIYGNMKPWDRVQLARHPQRPTTLDYIDKLFTDFIELHGDRYYADDEAIVGGIGKFRGVPVTVIGHQRGKDTKENIRRNFGMPHPEGYRKALRLMKQAEKFNRPVITFIDTKGAYPGKAAEERGQSEAIARNLFEMAGLAVPVICIVIGEGGSGGALGLGVGDRIYMLENSTYSVISPEGAAALLWKDAGQAKRAAETMRITAPDLAELGVIDGIIPEVKGGAQKDIEQQAENISSVIEQSLDKLIKMDNKSLLEERYNKYKTIGQFEFVTDTIGVK
- a CDS encoding FadR/GntR family transcriptional regulator, whose protein sequence is MTVRENKVYLEILKKIRSIIEEDQLIPGDRLPSERELSERLQAGRSSVREALRALELLGLIETRRGEGTFIRDSGENQLVELIGTFILQSEPVKRDLSETRRLLEFAAVHKICGSKNAGLPGEMRTILDDTAGKLLPTDENRFHYLLIEAANNRLLKRIFRTIMEYTSTYSSNEYSGDPQAYREFLDALSKRDAHAAFDILENKIHPRSAGNA